The Gymnogyps californianus isolate 813 chromosome 3, ASM1813914v2, whole genome shotgun sequence genomic sequence TTCCTCATCCTATCCATGGCCGTCACGGATTTCCTGCTGGGCTTTGCCATTATGCCCTACAGCATGGTGAGGTCTGTGGAGAACTGCTGGTATTTTGGGATGACATTCTGCAAAGTTCATTACAGTTGTGACCTGATGCTCTGCTTAGCTTCCATTTTCCATCTTTGTTCCATTGCCATAGATCGGTTTTATGCAATCTGCCACCCTCTGCATTACGCCAGCACCATGACTGTCGCGGCCATAAAACAAATCATAGCAGTGTGTTGGGCAGTGccctctgcttttgcttttggtgTGGTTTTCTCGGAAGCTTATGCTTCTGGAATTGAGGGCTATGACACACTGGTTAAATGCTCGAGCTTGTGCCCTATTGTGTTCAACAAACTGTGGGGGgctgttttatttacagttgGTTTATTTGCTCCTGCTTGTATTATGATAGGgatttatgttaaaattttcACAGTCTCCCAAAGGCACACATGTGAGTTGAGCCAGgcacacaggcacacaaaaAGTGataagaaaaatcagctttctaAGAATAAAGATAGGAAAGCTGCCAAAACTTTGAGTATAGTTATGCTGGGTTTCTTAATATGCTGGTTTCCTTGTTTTTTCACAACCTTAATTgatccatttttaaatttctctacTCCTTTACCTTTGTTTGATGCTCTAAACTGGCTTGGgtatttaaattctttctgcaATCCGTTAATATATGGCTTTTTCTATCCATGGTTTcggaaaacatttaaatatatcttaaaaggcaaaatatttaaCCTACATTTTCGTACAATAAAACTTTTATCTGAAGATCAATCACAGTAATAGATTCTACTACTGATAGCAGCTCTagaaatgaagaagaaacagtGGATTACTGGTTATTCATGGTTCAGTAAAAGCCTGAAATGTGCAATACAAATTTTATGAGTCGGTCCTGTAGAATTATCTCAtagaatatttctttaataaaatcagaCTCATTTTATATGATATTTATTTACCACTTGTGTTCACTCTTAATGCCTTGATAGTGTTTCAGAAGTTTAAGTCTTTCTAGAATCTCTTAAtgcattgggttttttttaatttcagaaagtaTTTACATACAGTCCATAAACTCAATATTTCACCTAATCTTGTATGCATGCAGCTAATCTTTCTTGAGGTTCACCATCAATAATCTCCTAAACTGAATACATCCCAGGCTAATACAGTGTTCTGGTTTCGGCtagaataaagttaattttcttcctagtagctggtatagtgctgtgttttggatttaggatgagaataatgttgataacactctgatgttttagttgttgctaagcagtgtttatactaagtcaaggacttcagcttctcatactgccctgccagcggaggctgagagtgcacaagaagctgggaggggacacagcaaggacagctgacccaaacaagccaaagggggattccgtaccatatgacatcatgcccagtatataaactggagaaGTCGGCCAGAGTACACCACAGCTCAGGGATTGGCTGTGCACctgtcagtgggtggtgagcaactgtattgtgcatcacttgttttgtatattctattattattattattattttcccttccttttctgtcctattaaactgtctttatctcaaccgatgagttttacttttttttttattctctcccgcatcccactgtggggtggggagtgagcaagcagctgtgttgtgcttagttgctggctggggttaaaccacaacatatgGTGACAGTCTTTGTCACCCTTTTGTGACTTGGGCATTAGCAGATGTATAGAGTCTGCTGTTATTCCCAAGCAAATAGAATTTGAGTGTAATTTTGGCTTGAAGTCGATCTTTTCCCCAGAAAACAACAGAATCGGGTTTTCAGCCCTTATCCTCCATGTGCTTTGTACTTGGGGAGGAGTACTCGGGAACGAGAGTACTGCTCACACTCAGGTATGTGCCTGTCCTTTCTTTGTTTAGACGTCAGGCTCCAGATGTTATAAAATATGCTTGCTGACAGCCCATCCCATATTCACCCCACCACACTTTCACACTGAACTGGAGCCTCTAATTGAGGTCCTTGCCAGGCTGAACTCCCTCTGAAGTCAGTAAAAGTCACTGTCAGAGTTCACATTAGTTACATGCTTAAAATAAGGTTGGCTGACTTGTCATTACTGAATGCAGCTACTGCAGTCTTTTTATTGTGAATTGTACCTCTGACTTACCTTTTGCGGTATGGATACAGTGTATACCCTTATTAAAGTCTGACTACCAAAAAGCCACCCACGTGTTCATTCACTTCTTGGCTTATCGCATCTATATTAGTATGGCATGCCAGCAACAGctgctcattttctttgctgaaaactttttaatgGATCTGTGATAACACAAATGTTCTATTTTGGATCTGGAGAATCCCAATTTCACCCCAACCCTGAAACACTTGAGACAGCAAGGAGCTGGAAGGTCACAGTCTTGTCTGGGGTGGTGTGTAAGGCTCTCACCTTTCATAATAAGAAACATAAAACCCAAGGTCTTTAAGTTGCTGCAAATACTCTCTCTGTGCACAATTGCCACTAGCTGAAcagccagagcagggctggatgCAATAAAGACTTTAGGCACCGAGAAGTTGGATAATACATTGTCCCATATCATTGCTCAATGCATGCCCAGGGAGACCCCTGGACTAAACACGAGGGCAGCGGGAGCGCTGCTCAGTGAGAGCAAGAAAACTGAGCGGCAGAGTGCTTGTGGCCAGCGGCCCAGCTCTGGAGAGCTGGATCTCtaacacagcccagccctgacCCAGCTGTCGCCTCAGGTGTGTCTAGACTCATCTTAATCTGCTTTTGCTCCTGCAGTGCTTTCCTGGCGGCCAGCTCTCTGGAAGCTCTGGTGAAGAGGAGGGCAACCTTTGCATGCATTTCACACGACCCCTTACTGGCCAGGGTACCATCTGGGATGCTATCAGGaactttctgcttctccttttggAGCTGAGCCACATGAAATACACAGTGTTTGGGGGCAATACGGAGAGCCCGCAGTGTGCCggtgctggcagggagaggggagctcCATGCCAGGTGACGGGTGATGCAGCAGAGACGGTGTCGCAACCAGCTGTGCCAGGTCATGTCTGCATGCGGCTCAATGCAGCTTCTTCAGAGAAACTTGCGTGCCATCAGATCTGTCTTTGTGTTAAAATTAGTCCATGAGGGGTTTTTATTGAAAGCTAACAAATGCTAAATGTCCCTGACATCCAGCAGTGAAACCGTGAGTCAGATGATGGGCCACAAAAAATTAGATATAACGCTAGACTTGGAGGCACCTACAGATCCTTTTTAAGTGTCTTCACAATGTTTGCTGCCAGCAGTATTTGCCACTGTACTCAACTACTCTGCAGAGTGCGTTTTAATTCCTCCTGTTAGTTACACAAGCATGTGTTAAGTTGATGTTAGATGTCTAATTAAGTCTCTAGGTCCACATTtaggcatttctgaaaattattctaTATATTAAATGTCTAGCTGGTGACACACGATGCAATTGGAGACATTTTAAGTAATGATTGAATTACTTCATTAACATATAGCATAAATCATTCAGAGTCAGCCCAATACATTACATCTCCTACAAAGACAACATTTCTTCCAGACCGCAAATTTTCAGGGAACAATTTTGAGCTATCTGTGAGGCTTCAGTGTGTCATGTCCTTGTGTGTGTCCAGTGTGTGCCCTTGGACGTTAAAGGAGTATCTATGTAGTCAGTCTTGCTACCCAACTTGCAGCCTGCAGCTAGATCTTCCTCAGTAGTTCTTCTGGCCAACGGGACTTGCAGATCTGTCAGACGGTGGGATTTGGTTCCTGAAAGACTTTGTGGCATGCCATGCTGTTCCACCTGCTGTTAAACTTGATGCTGGTGCTAAACTTGGTGCTAAACAAAGCGCTGCTTTGCACAAAACCTAGGGCATCAGAgtaacagggattttttttgtggacCACACCTGCTGGTGCACAGGAAAACCTGAGTATCTCTGGTTTTTGCTATAACATATTCATCACATTCAATTCAATGTTTAGACACCATTTATGTTCAGATGCAAGCACTGCAGatctcttcatttcttcatcTCCCTAAATACCACGgtaagttgttttattttttctgaaacacatgCTCACCCATTAATCTATTTTTCCAAACTACACAGCGAACTGTTTTAGCACGAATTCTGGTCTATATCATATCCAGACCGTGTTCTTCTCCTCAGGGCAGCAGCCAGAAGGGTTAGGACTTCTTGTaccttttttactgtgaatgATTCCAGCAAGAGCTAACGTTGCCCTCGGAGGATATATTTCCAATCCTGGATTCAGGAGGGAGTTCAAGCTCCCACATCCAGGTGGGCACCTCAGTCTGAGAGCACCCCCATGGTCCTCTTCCTTTCTGATACATCCCAGTTTGAACAGGCAGGACAACAAGACACACTTAAGAACATCCCAGCCAGCTAGTCCACACTCACCTTCCCTCTTGCAATGCCTCTAACAGCAACATTCAGAGCTGTCTTCAAAGCCAGTGATTTTTGTTCAAACAGTtgctatatttttattcttaaatggTTTGTGGTCAGAATAGTTAAGttcactattattttttttttcttttgatcttttCTGTCACAGTCTAAACTGTGAGAAAGGATTTCCTACCCCCTTGTGGAGTCCACAGGCAAAggcagctttaaagaaaaaagttgacaTCTATTATTAAGacaggggtaaaaaaaaaaataaagtcaaatcCTTGGGTTGCAAAAACACCAGCTGAAAACTTCTTGAGAAAtagattgatttatttttgcaagctctgtgctgatttttattttataccttAATACTGCAGAGCACTTAAATACTTAGCATGAAGTCACTGATATAACTATGGTTCTGAAGGCAGGCATGTTCTGGAGGTGAAGAAAGTGAGCAATAATATAAAACATCCAAATGGCAATTCTCTGGAGACACTGCAGtagcatttccaaaataaattcttcaagatttaaattaaaggttttgctttacagacattaatttttctattcaaaatgaaaatatgccaAAGAAGTCAGATAAGTTCAGGTAAATTAATGCTCAATAGTCAGCGTCCAATTTTCAGTTATAATggttttttttaccaaaaaacccacattttaaTCAGCTTTAGTGAAAATTTAGTAAATGAAAGTAATTGCTCCAAGAAACTCCTGCCAAAAGGGCATAAACAGCTGTAActgtaatatattaaaataatttatttattcttccatttaCATAACCTAATCAAATCATCTTCCCACTGGCTCGGTTGCCTGTCAGTCTTCatggctgcagcagcaacaaaGCATGGATGAAGCATTACAGAGAAAATTGACACAGAAAAGGATGTGCAGTTTCTCAAGAGACAGCCATGAGTCTTTTTAGCTATATATAACCCAAGAACATTCCAGTTTTCTTGTAAGAAAGGAGGAgtgttttcagttgtatttttaattacacattTCCACCAAAACGCAGGATGGAGAAAATCCAAAGCAGCTTTGGATTTTAATAAGAGAAAGgatatttaaacacaaaaaaatcaatctgGCAGTGCTCTGGGGTGTGGATGGGAGCAAGGTGGagagaggcaggggaagggagccctctgaggcaggaggggagaggaaaacagGCAAATACTTGTTTGACTCTGACTGGGAGCAGccttctcttgctctgtgcCTGCAAGCAGAGGCTGTAGCTGCAGCAGTTTGCAATCGAGgccagctgggagcagggcagctggccTGTGCCACCAGCCCACATCAGCATTTTCATACTGGGCAGCTAGGGACATTTGAGCTCCATCCTGTGCTTGGGATCCTGCCCTCAGACACTTCAATTTCAGAGCCCACGCGTGACCGCAGTATGCTGACACTGCAGGTGGAGCTGACATCAGCGGAGCTAAGGGCTAGATTTTGTCCCCTTGTCCTTCAGCTCAGATGCCGAGTGACAGAAGTGACGGTCACAGCACTTGCAACTGTCACATTTCTCTAGACCCGATGTAACACTGTAATCATGCTGGTTTAAAGATACTTCTCAAGATATAAAGATATGTTTCAAATAAATCAGGAAAGGCAAGATTTGACCCAAAGAAGGGACTGTGTGCTCAAGAACATCTTTTTCCCAAAAAATCGTTTCCCTACAGATCTTGTTCTTCAATGtttaagtaattttgttttatccGGTTTTCTTCTCCAGGACTGGCTGTGTTGCAATACTTTGGCGAATACTTCATGCTGCCAAATCATGACTTCATCCAGCCTCTGGAGCTCACAGCTGATGTAGTATTGCTTTGACTTTGTTAAGACTTTAGGGCCTAGGAATGCAAGATATAGTTAACAATTTAGGGCCTAGAAATGCAAGGCGTGGGCTTTGCCCCTGTGCTATGCACACGTACACAGGTGGAACCATCCTGTCCAAAACGCGGGGAAATATATCTGCGACTGCTTCCATCCGTCATCTCCAGCAATCCACTCTCCCATCAAGTTTCTGGTCTGCTCCATGGTCAAAACCGACTTTTCCTCAGTGTCATGTTATGCCCCACAGCACAGCCGGCTCCATCAAATCGTGCTGGTACCTTGGGGCTCTTTCCTGCAAACTCTACACATCTTGTGATGCAGTTGTGTGCGGCACCTTGCCTTCCTGtctgatttctctctcttgacTGTAATTATACCGTCTTTGACCCATTGCATTACATCACCAAAATGACCATCCCTACGatagaagtaattttcttaGATAACTAGTCAATTTTATTCTTGTTCACCTTTAGCATGGTTTTCTCAGGGTTAAATACTGACATTATTGGAGAATAGATGGCACCCACTGCCTGCAGCcgtttctgtgtttctttcataCTAACAAATGCTGAGGAGTGCtggcttctccttctccctttgcttCCTCTTTTCCAGGCACAGTGATGGCAGAGATACAAGTCCACAtattttctgtagcaaaaaaaaattgcagaaaaattactaaaattcTCCACTTGTCATAACAATCAGAATTccttcaaaaccagaacaaagtAACAGAAACACCATGTGTAATCATggaaatttgggggtttttttgattgattggttggttggttttgttgttgttcttggcTGCCTTTCTCACAATAGTTGATCTTCTATTAACTTCTCAGCACCTAAGGGCTTGTGCGATGCCACCTTCTGGCTGGATTatttcagctctgcctgcagccctatcatttctggtttgtttcatttgtttcaaatgaaCAGATGTTTatcatttgtttcaaaaaacctttgaaaatgGTCATTGCAGGTGCAATATTCATACTCTGCTATTTTCAGTGTATTCTACTGCCTTCCTGTAAAAACTTGGTTAACTAGTCACATTCTTTATAAATGAATTAGCAACTCCTGGAattactttcagaaaactttccaaatatttatatGGGGTCTTTCATCTTTACAGCATTTGCATATACTGTCAAATACAATAATAGGTAACCTATGGGTGGACTTACATTCAGCAAGATAATACAATATCCTAAGAAATGCTGTGTCCGGATGCTAGGAAAGGCCCAGCACACTGACAACATATACAGGATACATTATCCAGATTCTCTGCTGTGCGCACAGAGGCACAAGCTACGTGGCCATGACACTGAAGAACCATTGTGTCCAAGGGCCAGCGTGAACTCTCATGTTTAAGCCGCATGAAGTAATTATTTAGATATCATTGTCTGAAAATTAGAACCCTAGTCATCCCAATCTATTAGCCAAACTTTCCAAATGATCCAGGGGAGCAGAATGGAGCCAAAAcactttttccagctgaaaacacTCCGTCATCTTTATCTACTCACAGGACTCCAGACACAGTCTTACAAGCGCTGGTAAACCAACCTCAGCCTGCttttagaaatgtaatttttcattctgtaactgaaaaatattttaaatgtgggTTGATTTAGGGTATGATGGTCTAGCCTCTGAACAACTGCCTCTCTCTccatgtgctgtgctgcactgcaCTACTTATGAAAATAAGTTATCATCAAAATAGTCATCTATGAAGGTGGCTACATTCCCTCAGAGGAATTAAAggttagattttaaaaaagggagtaaatcaaatataaatttaaaaaaaccatcatATTTGTCAAAGGTTTCATGAGCAAAGCTTCAGTTCTGTCTTCCCAGTGGTTACTGCACTGtgccccttccccacagccAGGATGCCAAAGTGATGGTCGGGTGCTGCCATGCAGCTGCTCTGTTGTGTGAGTACAAAAGGAGCATGCTCCTATTTGGTGATGCAGGACATTCCAGCACATCTGGCTTTTCTAATATTATTATGGGCAGAAAAGTGACAATTTTATTCCTCCTTGTGCCAATTTAGCAGAAATCAATATCTCATTCAAGTAATGCTACCAGCAGTGCAACATTGCCAGGTCAGACAGGAGGAAAATGTGTTTCCCAGGGTTTGAAAGTGGTGTTTGATGCCCTGGACCAGAACATCCCCTCTAGTCTCGCAGGCCCCACACCAGCCGAGCAAGGAAGAAATTGTGGGCAATTATATTGGCcacttctgcttcctttggTGGAGATTGCAGGAAGTGAGTGATATCTGCCCAGCCTGGGATCAGCGGTCTGGCTGCAGGTCAGTGCTGTGCAGGTGCCTCGAACCAGCACAAGATGGGCGATGGGGAGGCCTGCTTTAACCTGCCATGTGCTCTCCTGCTCTTTGCCCAGGGGAGTTTGGCCACCTCTGCCCACTTTGTGCCACTAAAAAATTGCCCAGtataaaaagcagctttgcacgGGCCACATCCAGATGGTTGCAGGCCACTTGATGCTTTTCACAGGCTGGACTACTTGGTGGCTTGTATTTCAGTATTAactctttgttcattttgttctgCCAGTTCTGTGCAGTACAACACCTtacttctccctctcccttccttttttacCAGCTTAAAATATCTTaagtttctaatttttcttctgaaatgtgaatTAACAGGCCCTGTTAACATATTGCTTGTTTTGGTTAGATTATTCCCAGTTGACATGTGTTTTGCTCGCTGCGAACAGCAAAGGGAATCGGGAGCTCTGGGAAAGGGCTGTATCGGTTGTACCTGCAGCCCTCTTCTGCAGTCTTGGGATTACCTTTAACACCTGTTATTAATTAATTCTTCTGCAGAGAACTCTGGAACCAGAGTATGTCACATTCAACttttttctgcatgtattttgactttttctgtCATATCTTTTGCAATTCCTCTGCTGCATCACTAAACACTGAGTTCACTAAAAACTGCACTTTGGGGTcacattcagaaaaaagtttggacagaaaaaaatgatgagAGGGAATGTTTTGAAGACGATGAACTGTTGGGATTTTTCACTTTATTATGATAGtaataatttcaaatttgacataaatggaaaaaaaggagacaataGAAGGATAGCAAGATcaataaactgaaagaaaaacattttatttgggGTTAAGACAATCCTAGACTGAAACAAATATACGagttatttatttcaaacaaaacaggtaaaatgtttgaaattattaattctttttattaactTCCTGAACtaaattatcctttttttaCTCCTTCTCTTATCCACAATTTCCTCAGGTTTAATCCTTCAGCTGACTAATTTGGACAAAGACACTACAGATGGGGACAACACCAGTGAGttcttccctctccatcttCACTTCCACTTTTAACACGGTTTAAGCTGCCACAGCTAACTTACAGAGGTACTGCTTCTAAAACTGCTCATATAGGTGTGTCCTATATGAACGCTTGAATGGACAGAACACAGACCAGTGTAaccaagagcagaaaaacataaaagcaaaagttaCATAAAACTGCGATGCATCAGGTGGAACAATTTCTTGTGAGTGCTGTGGACAAGAATTTTCCATAGTTACAAAACTGAAGGCCAAATGCTGCTACTTGTGtaagaaatatgaagaaaaaagacataCCATGCCCTATGGAGACCCCCTGTCTGCACGGAGCTAGAGTGCGCTACACCTAGCAGAATTTTAAGCTGGACGGGGTGTTCACTCTACAAACATTTCTGCCACTCTGCAGTAATGATAAAACACTCATATATGATACACCGACTTCTTCAGAGATGATCACAGCTCACTGCTACAAGGGAGAGCAAAAGGCTGCACTACAGGCTATACGGCTGTAATACACGTGACGGAAGATGTGAGGTTTAGGTTCGCTAGCTCAATGTAGGTCATCTTAGTAAGTCCATAGACTTCTCATACTATTATATTCTATTTAGGCATCCCATACTGACTCTTTTGGAAGCTGTGAGGAAAAATTTCACAGCAAAGGGGCACTGATGATGGCCCTCTTAGAAAGTTCGTAATCCTTTGAAACTGTCTTGTTCTATTTTAAGGAACTCAGACTCAGAGGTTACTTAGTGGAATGTAGATCTTAGAGGTTATGTGCAGCAGtttcaataaaaaaagatattgacTATGCATGTCTTCACTGCAGATCGAACCATATCAGACAGCACACTtatccttctattttttttgtgtgttttcctgtAGATTACTAGGC encodes the following:
- the TAAR2 gene encoding trace amine-associated receptor 2, whose protein sequence is MLSPNISRDLTDCSEFGNRSCPESSRSAGVRGVMYLFITAAFILTILGNLAMIVSISYFKQLHSPTNFLILSMAVTDFLLGFAIMPYSMVRSVENCWYFGMTFCKVHYSCDLMLCLASIFHLCSIAIDRFYAICHPLHYASTMTVAAIKQIIAVCWAVPSAFAFGVVFSEAYASGIEGYDTLVKCSSLCPIVFNKLWGAVLFTVGLFAPACIMIGIYVKIFTVSQRHTCELSQAHRHTKSDKKNQLSKNKDRKAAKTLSIVMLGFLICWFPCFFTTLIDPFLNFSTPLPLFDALNWLGYLNSFCNPLIYGFFYPWFRKTFKYILKGKIFNLHFRTIKLLSEDQSQ